The sequence below is a genomic window from Lolium perenne isolate Kyuss_39 chromosome 7, Kyuss_2.0, whole genome shotgun sequence.
gtacttagaccaaatcttatgttccttgcgtcagctgcaaaatctttgaactctctgtcgatctttctccattgcgttccatctgcggggtgtctcaactccccgtccgacttacggtcctctttgtaccatcgcaacaacttggcatgctctttgtttctgaacagacgtttcaaccgtggtattataggagcataccacatcaccttggcgggaaccctcttcctgggttttcggccctcaacatcgtcaccagggtcaccgcctgcgatcttataacgcaatgcggtgcataccggacattcattcaaattctcgtattcaccgcggtagaggatgcgatcgttgatgcatgcatgtatcttcgtaacctctaaacctagagggcagacaaccttctttgcttcgtacgtatcggcgggcaactcgttattctttggaaacatattcttcaacattttcagcaagttttcaaatgccgagtcagctacacctgcctgtgccttccatttcagcaaatccagtgtgcagcccagctttttcagaccatcatcgcatccggggtacagcgccttcctgtgatcctctaacatgcgatccaaattcttcctCTCTTTTTCGGTTTCGcgacgtctccgtgcatcagcaatggtccgaccaagatcatcaacgggatcatcacgtgcctcttcttcaccttccccttcaccttccccttcaccttcaaagatcctccatgaaagtatcaccgaaatgagcaagatagctttcatcgatgaaatcatccccttcttcatcttcttccattataacccctctttctccatgcttggtccaacaattatagcttggcatgaaaccgtgccgaagcaggtgcatgtgaacatctcttgaggaagagtaacccttccgaTTCTTacggttaacacatggacagataacaaaaccccacgcttgttcgcattagccactacgaggaaatctttcaaacccgtaccgaactcgccggagagtcggttaccgtacatccattgtcgattcatctgcattattataatataaaatatataattaaccatcatgcatttgttaaactaactagctacaaacaatataaattaaacaatgaactacacacacatgcatattttatcaacgacacatcaaaggttcaagttgctaaccgcgatcgaggaggaaaaaataaatgagaaagctcaagtgtggctccaacacttcatatcatgtttgtttcatgctcttggggcatttcatcaaacaccttatgtgcataagaggaaccaaaagcaaacctaacacccacttgtgaagtttgtgaagagaatggctccaaatggctaagtgttggctgctggatgggtatatataggggaggggctttagtcccggttggcctcccCAACCCCGACTAAAGGCCTtccggcacctttagtcgcggttggccaggccaaccgcgactaaagacccccacgtgcaccggctggccaccgagcgccctgggcccaggcctttggtcgcggttcgcctcccgaaccgcgactaaaggtcccattagtcacggttcctatagcttcgcgacttatggggctcaccggaagcctgtttttctaccagtgtcaaTTAAATCTGACCTGATATAGTAACACTTATTTTGAATGAATAAAGAGGTATTAAGTTGTCAAAAAACAAAGTCTCGCCACCAGCCATCAACAAGTTATCACCTGGTGCACATGTTGTGCACACCTTGTAAAAGAAGAGTGAGATTATACCTAGGCAGTAGGCATTGTTCGGGTCGGGTCGGGACGGGCTTCGGACCTAACAAAGCCTGACGTAAAAAACCTAGGCCTAGCCTAGCCTGATCGTTGGGCCTAATATCTCGGCCCAAGCCAGGCCCATCACAGCAAAAGACAGCTAGGCCTTGGGCCGGACCTCTTCCCTATTTGATGTATTTCTCAAGCCCTGGCCTGACCGTCGGGCCTAAATCTTTGGCCTAGGCCCGACCCACAGGCATGCTCGAGCTGGCCCAAACTCGTGCCGCTGGAGTTAGGGACGTTGGAAAAGAAAACTTTCATAAGACATCTCCAGCGGCCCGATGTAAAGGGATCAAAAGTCAAAAGCATATGCGGTAAAAAAAAATGGCTTGCCTCCAGGCCGAGGCCCAGCCCAAATTGACCGGTGTGTCCGCACCGATGCATTCGTAGCCCAAAATTTAAGATATGGTGCTACTAGGGGTGCGAATTTCGCCAGGACCTTATGGCGCCAGCACCTTATCTCCAACCCTCCATTGCATCAAGATTGGTGATTCATTTTTGCAAAAAGATCCTACAACTTATAAAATTCGATTTCACAGACCCTTGCTGCTGTTATGAAGTTCTTCACAACTGAGGTGTGGATCCATTTGGGTGACTATAAAGTTCTTCAGATTTGGTGATGTTTTTACAAAGTTCTTTAAAAGTTTTTATACGGATCTATTATTGTCATTCTAAAGTTCTTCAGAATTTGAAGATGAGTATCTACATAGGCATAAAAGATCTTCACGGTTCCTGGTAGATATCCAAGAAATCAGTGCACGATACATACACGGAACAAAAAGGATCCATTCCAGGTAGTCAAAGAACTTAACCTTTCCTGCTAAATATACAAGAAATCTCTGCAGATCTTCACATATGTACATCAGTGTAAGTAACATGCACCCATACAAAAAGGTTCCACCAAATTCGTACAAGATTCATACAGGAAGCAGAGGGGATCCATTCACAATCTTCATTTTCGTGTGAGTATCCAAAAAAATCCACCAAAAAAAGGACAAATATCGAAATCACAAAATAAAAAAGGCAGATTTGGCGAGGTGGTTCTCGCGGCGGAGCTCCCGTCCGCCGGTGTGGAGGCCGACGGCCCCGCCCGTGGCTCTCGCGCCGGAGCTCCCGTCCGCCGGTGTGGAGGCCGACGGCCCCGCCCGTGGATCTCGCGCTGGAGCTCCCGTCCGACGACCGCCGATACGGCGACGCTAGCGGCGGCGGGTGAGCGGCCGCGCCGTCCGGCCGCCGCGAGGTGGCGAAGAGATGGGCGGAGGGCACCTCTGGCCTCTGGGAGGAGAGGACGGCGGCTGGATTGGAGGATGGGGATTTTTTTTAGGGTTTCTGGCCCGAGTTGGGCAATTTATACCTCTGTTTCTTGGGACTGGTCCTGATTAGCGGAATGTGGAGGGTCCTTTTTGCAAGACAGCCATGCGCGAATCTCCATCCGTATCGTCCGGCCGGGATTGGGTCCGGGCGCATAAGGTCCGGGCTTTGTATTTACCGTGCTACTAGTAAGTGGTCCCCAAAATCCTAACCCACCCCTGTTTGaaatggtgcgccactgctaagttcaCGGTAGTGTCGCAGTATTATTGGTGCGGCACTGGTACATTGTAGCGGCACAACCCTATTGCAGTGCGCCACTTGTAGCAAACCCCAGATAGCTGTTTTTGATCGCCGCGCTGCCAGTGATATAAGGGAAAAGTGTCAGATTGTTGAGTCCCTACGAATTTTTTTTGTTAGCACAAAATCAGAACACACCGAAGGTCACGGTGGCAACTGGGTCACCGGTTAGGCACACATCAGAGCCCCCATTGGTACGCTGTTAAACGGTGTAAATATATGTTTAGAGCTTTTGCAAATAATTATCTCTCGAGTTACAAACTGCATGGTCCTAGATCATTGTCTGCCAGTACAACCTCAATCACGCAGTCGTACACGTACCAAATTAGCAAGTTACAAACTTCATGGTCCTAGATCATTGTCACAATATAGTCAATTTTAACAAGACTGGCACAATCAATCAAAATTACCAAGGCACAGCTCACCACGCACAATCAGGAGATAAATCTGTCTGCCAGTACAACCTCAATCACGCAGTAGTACACGTAACAGTACATCACAGGGGCATGTCAACAAACAGGTTGCACGTGTATCCAATTCTCACATGGTTTGGAAGGCACAGACCACAAACTCGAATTACAAAGTTTCAGTTCACTTGGCAGAGAAGATAAACAGAGGAGAAGACCCGGAAAGAGTGAGTTTGGTCACCACGGAAATAGCAGCAGCAGGGGACGGTAGAGGATGGAGAGCTTCAGGTCGTTCTCTTCTTGGGGAAGATCAGCAGCAGATGGTTGGAGAATAGCAGCAGCAGTTCAGCGTTGCGAAGGCGTGTCTTCCTTGACGTCCCGGCGGTGCAGCATCCCAGCGTCAGTGAAGGAGTAGTGGAAAGAGGCAGGTGTGGTGACGCGCCACCTGCTGGCCGGCGGTGGCCTGGAACTGAGCAGAGTGTTGGGGGATTAGGGATAGAAGCCAACCTGACGAAGAGATGGAGGCTGCGGCTCCTTTTCTCCCGATCTCATCTGGTCTCTATGTAATCAGGCTCTCTAGTTTTCTTCTATTCTTAGCACAAAGATCCTTTTCTTCTTTAGCTCTCTTCTAGTTCAGTCCTTGAAATAATCTTTTTTGTTTTTTGCACTAGAGTCCATTTGATAGCTGCACTTGATGATGATGAACCAAAGTCAAGGTCCAGTGATGAAGAATTGTGCCTTTACACACTTCTGCAAAAAAAAAGCAACACAATTGTCTCACCACCATTGGAGCAGGCCAGAAGCAGCAACAACGGGTGGAGAAGGTCAGGAAGCAGCCACAAGGGGAGTGGTAGGGTGGTGTCCAGCTTGTGCAGGACCAAGCCCCAGACCTGCCTTGAATAAGAGCAAGCTGCAAACAGGTGCAGGGCAGTTTCAGGTTGCAATGAACATAGCTGGCAGATCGGATTGCAGTGCCAGCCTCTCTTCTGAAGATTATCTGAAGTCAAACAGCAGTTCTTTGCCGCAAGCCAAGCACAAAATTGGCACTTCAGTGGACTATCGGAATCCCCCACTGTCAAGGGCAACGCTGAAGGGATGCTGCCCAGAAACTGAATCTGATAAGCAGATTGGACTGAGAACATCAGGGCCAGAATCTGGCAGTGATGCATCTGGCTTCTATCCCTAATGCCCCAATGTTCATCAACTTGTGAATGTCCTGTACAAGTTCACTGTCGCACTTTATCAAATGCAACAAGTGATGAACTTCAGTACCCAAGAGAAGAGGCATGGAGAGTTCACCGTTGATTTTATTAGTCTCAGTACCATCTGGCTCGTGACGTAAACTATATACCTGTTGATAAGCTCGTAACCCTTAGATGTAACAGCCAGAACTGCTTGTGACAGTTCAGACTCAGCCAGCTCTAATTCCTTTTCCCAACCACGTTCTCCATAGTCTCTCATCAAAAGTGCTAGGTATATGTGTAGGACAGCCCTACAGAAATTACCCCAACTATGGAGATGATCCTCAAGTTCAATACCAACTGGAGACGGCTGTTCACTGTCATGGTGGAGCTCAACAAATTCCACGAATACGCCAGATCTTTGGCATTCCCCAAGCAATaccatccatgtttgaaacagtaTAACCCTATCATAACCTCCAAAGCTCTTCTTAGTGCAATTTGCTGGTTTATAATCCATAACACATGTCACTAAGGAATGCATAGTGTGTCTGCAAATAGACACCTTATCTGCCGTCAGGTAGCCACAAGCCCACTCCACTGATCTTCGTTCGCCAAAAAAGAGAGGTAACTTGATGTCAGGGTCACTGAAATGAAACCATCCCTCCCAGGCAAGTAGGTTTTTCTTGTTTTTGAGAAGACGAAATGCAACTAAATATCCATCACTCTGTCGAAAAAGAAGTTGGAAAACGGCGTGGCCATCAAGAGTGATCTCAACAATGTGGTAGGTCTCCTGCAGTTATCAATTTAACGATATTGTTAGGTCCCAATTAACAACAATTTGACCTCACACAGGATATAAGGCAAGCAAAGCAATGGACATTACTTTTGGGCCATGATTCAGCTGGGTGACTGGAGTACCATTAACATGGAGCGACATCACTCTTTTGAAAAGTCTGCGCCTACGACGGAGCACAGTTTTGAAACCATGAATAGACATCCTAATAATATCAAGAGAATCAGTCTTGAGTTCCCATCGAACTATTTTCACATCCTGAAATGAAAAGAAGCAAACGTGTCTCAAAATAAGAAGGTACGGAATTCCAGGCAGATGTAAATAATCATGCAGCAGTGTCTGGTAGGGGAGATATATGAACTAGACTAGAGCAAAGGATACACTTGAGTAACTGACACAGATATATCATCATGTTATAGAGCGAACTTGcattggggaagaagaagaacactttgcCCAGTAAGCATTGCGATAACTAACACATCTATCTACAAGGAAATAAAATAAGATACTGATACATCTATCTACAAGGATGTGCCGATCTCGGTTTCGTTGGACGGAGATGGATGCAAGTTAGCAGCTGTTTGTGAGTACAACtaagttaaattttaaataaaactACATAATTAACCACACTAGGCCAACTCCCAACGGCGAGCTTCTCAGTTGACAAAAAGACAAAAGGGAATTGACAAACAAATAGCCTAACTTCCAATGGCTCAACTACACCAGGCCTTTACGGGTACGGCTCCCCCCTCTCATTTTACATCCAACCCTGACTCCTCTTTGCAAAAGGCGATCGGGTCCATATTTTTCCTACAACAGAACACAGAACACATTTGATCTCCCAAAATGTCGGTCGCTCCCAATCAAGCACCGCAACCACCCTCCACATTCAGTCTCGCCGGCTCTCCATACATAGTTGAAGCTTTCCACCTTGTCCCATGCCTTCACCGTGTCAACGTTGGCATCCTTCGACGTGTTCCCTGTCCTCCACGATGCTGGCCGGCTCTCTGCAAGCTCACCACCCTGCCAGCTCACCCACAACCGCTAGGGGCTCACGACACGATGCTGCTCCGCCCTCTACCGCACTGCTGCCGCGCGACAGCGTTCCATCCCCTCCCCGGTCAATCTCCACACGGAAGGGAACATCATTGTGTCAAAAAACGAAAAAATAGCGCTTCACGCGGACCTGGTCAGACCCCGCGGACAGTCAATCGCTAGCGAGGGAATTCACTTCGGAGGGCAAATAGGGTACAAGAAAATGTTGGATATTTTGGTGATCTAGGCTGCTCTCCTAGGTCAGATCTTTTTGGGTTGCTACAGTAGGACGGTGCTACAGTAGGGCGGTGCTACAGTAAATGGCCACCTATCCTTATGTGTTGTCTTGATCGGAGACATCGATTTTGATCCAACGGTGCTGGTTCCCCTAGTGCATAGTGCTAAACATATATAAAGGGGTCAAATGACCCTAGAAGAGAGTAGAACATATGGCTGCTGCTCTCTGCCTTCTCTCTTACACACTCTCTCTCAAGAACAAGCCACCGATCAGGCTAGCACTAAAGCACTAGGAAGAACCTAGCACAAATTGCTCCATCCTGGTGTGAGCAATTAAACAAGAGGAGGCATGGCATCATCTTCAGACCAAGGTATTTCTGATCTTATTCTTTTGTGGCTCAAACTAGAGCTAGTTGATCCTGCTGGATCcaacaatggtatcagagcatctaGCTCTTAAGTTTGAGCCCTCTTATGTTAAGATTCATGTTTGATTTATCAAGCTAAGATCAAGATCAAGGGCATATGCACATACCCATGTGTTTATGTTGTCACCAAGTCAAGGCATATGCCCAAGTTGCTTCTGTGAAAGAATTTTATGCTTATGTTTAAAGGCTGTTCTTCCTGGTTATTAATCATGCCTTAAGTTTAAGCCCTGTTTTTTCAAACTCCAAGCCCTAACAGACTATGTGATACTCTAGGGTTTCAATTTGAGCTATTAACTAAAGGAATTAAAGCCCTTATGTTAAATTCCTATTTTTTTCCAGAAACCCTAGAAATTGTTTTTCCTCCTTTCCCCTCCTCAATTATGAACTTTTGGTTTCAGATTGATTAAGATTTAAGGGGAAATAAGTTAATTATGCATAAATCTTGATGTTTTTTCCCAATCCGAAACCCTAAAGTGATGAAATTTTCCCCTATTTTGATGTTTATGGTTTCGGCTAAGTGTGAATTGAAGTGGGGATGGATTGATTTGATGCCGTGATCAACCCTAAAGCAAAATCCCCAATTTACCGAAACCCTAAATCATGAAATTCCCCATTTTGgaggaaccctaaccctaacttaagAATCATGGCGGTGGAATTTACCTTATGGGTGTCGTCGCCGTCGCTGGCCACGGCGGCGCCGGTGCCACCATTTAATGATGGCGGTTCTGCCCGGGCATGTACCCGAGCAAACCTGCCGACCACCGCACCGGGCCCTGGCGTTCCTTCCTCGCGCGCACGTCGCCGTTGAAGGCCGCCGCGGTGCCGGACTTGCGCTGGCGGTCGACGCTGTCGCGGGGACGCCCGCACGCGTTCGCTCGCCTCGCGCAGGGTGCCGTCCAGAGCCGCTCGACGGAGCTGCGCGCTGGCCAAAGCTGCACGCAACTCCGGCGAGAGGGCCTAGATGACGCCGAGTCTTCTTCCCCGTCGCGTGGTACTCGCCGCCGCTGTCTCTTGGTCGCTCGGCGTTGCCGCCGCTgtcgggagaggagaggaggaaatGAAATGGGCTAGGGTTTCGCGGGGGCCAGGCGACGGCGGGCTGGTTTTGTTCCAGCTGCAGTCGTTCCTGGCCGTCGGATTGCATCCGACGGTCCAGGTCGTCCTGGCACGTTGCTAATGGGCCAAGGCCCAGGAGGGGATCAGGGGGAGTTAAAGTGCTGGGCTGGGCCAATTTTGGCCCAGTTCAGCAGGATTATTATgctaataataaaaataaaaaataaaaaaaaattagggCTGAAATAAATATCTTTTCAAGGCTATTTTTCTGgataaattgattatgcttattatGTTTATTTTAGGCCACAATTTTAATTGCCATGCTTAGATAATTTGCATGTTGTTATTATATTTATTATTTAGTTTATTTATGATTAATGAATTATGGTGATATTTATCACTATAATTATTATGTGATAATGCTTTCGCTGCAAAATAAAGTTTATGGATCCTCAAATAAAGTGTGGTTTTATGCCTTGTCATTCTGACCAAAGTTGTTTGACGGGCATTTTAACTGCAAAATTCTTTTATTGGTCTGTTTCACTTCTGGCCAAAGCTGATGTGAACCGGGTCGGTAAAAGAAAATAATGAATGAGGATCATTAATGTGTGGCTTCTATTTATCAATTTGGCCAAAGCTAATTGATGAATATTTGTCCACAAAATTTTGTTGTTCATTTTCATCTCTGGCCAAAGCTGATTtgaatttgatcaataaaatttaatgatgattatgatgatgcttACTAAAGCATTTTGAATTTTTCTTTTGCAGCAACTAATGTCTCTAATATTGCTGGAATGCTAAATGGCATCGAACAGCTAAATGGCAGCAATTATGTCACGTGGAAGGAGAAGCTTGAGATCACTATGGCCTTACTCAATATTGATTATGCTCTCCTTAATGATCCTCCTGAGGTGCCTAAAGAAAATAATGAAAATTATGAAGCCCTCAAGAAGGAATATGACATTATTAAGGCTAAGTGGGATGACTCTAATCGCAAGTGCCTTATGATGATAAAGGGCTCCATTACACAGAGTATGAGGGGAGCCCTTCCTGATTGTGAGACAGCAAAAGGGTACTTTGCAAAAATTGAGCATCAATTTAAAGGGTCTTCTAAAGTTTATGCAACAAGTCTTATCAGAAGGCTAATTGATGAAAAATATGATCCCACTGGAAGTCTTCGAGAGCATATTATGAAAAAATGCAACATGGCCGCCAAACTAAAGTCAATGGAGATGGAAATCTCTAATTGTTTCCTCGTCCATTTTATTATGTCATCTTTGCCTCCCCAATTTGATCCATTTATGATCAACTATAATGCGATGGATGTTAAATGGGAGATTGATGAAATGATGGCGCGATGtgtgcaagaagaagaaaggctTAAGGCTGACAGAATTGATCATGTTAATCAGTTTGGTCATTCACAAAAGAAGAAGTATAGAAAATTTGTGAATGAATATGTGAAGCCCAAGCCTTATAAGTTCAAGGAAAAAGGCCAATCCTCAAAAGGTTCACAGCAAAAGAAGCCAGAAAAAGCGCCTAATGCTGAAGGAAATAATTCCAATGCTTGCCACTTTTGTGGAAAAGGTGGGCATAGGCGAAAGGATTGTTTTGGCTTCAAGAGATGGCTCAAAGAAAGAGGTACCGACACTATTACTGTTGTTGAAGAATCCCTTTATGTTAATTATGCCACCAATACTTGGTGGATTGATTCAGGTGCAACAATTCATGTTGTAAATTCGTTGCAGGGATTCAATATGAGGAAGACCCTAAAAAGAGGGGAAAGAACAATTAGAGTTGCTAATGGTGTTGAAGCTTATGCCGAGGCGATTGGAGACTTCACTCTTACACTTCATGGCGGTT
It includes:
- the LOC127314596 gene encoding uncharacterized protein isoform X2, giving the protein MIKPNVLLQDVKIVRWELKTDSLDIIRMSIHGFKTVLRRRRRLFKRVMSLHVNGTPVTQLNHGPKETYHIVEITLDGHAVFQLLFRQSDGYLVAFRLLKNKKNLLAWEGWFHFSDPDIKLPLFFGERRSVEWACGYLTADKVSICRHTMHSLVTCVMDYKPANCTKKSFGGYDRVILFQTWMVLLGECQRSGVFVEFVELHHDSEQPSPVGIELEDHLHSWGNFCRAVLHIYLALLMRDYGERGWEKELELAESELSQAVLAVTSKGYELINRYIVYVTSQMVLRLIKSTVNSPCLFSWVLKFITCCI
- the LOC139834220 gene encoding uncharacterized protein, producing MASSSDQATNVSNIAGMLNGIEQLNGSNYVTWKEKLEITMALLNIDYALLNDPPEVPKENNENYEALKKEYDIIKAKWDDSNRKCLMMIKGSITQSMRGALPDCETAKGYFAKIEHQFKGSSKVYATSLIRRLIDEKYDPTGSLREHIMKKCNMAAKLKSMEMEISNCFLVHFIMSSLPPQFDPFMINYNAMDVKWEIDEMMARCVQEEERLKADRIDHVNQFGHSQKKKYRKFVNEYVKPKPYKFKEKGQSSKGSQQKKPEKAPNAEGNNSNACHFCGKGGHRRKDCFGFKRWLKERGIQYEEDPKKRGKNN